In Deltaproteobacteria bacterium, a single genomic region encodes these proteins:
- a CDS encoding trypsin-like peptidase domain-containing protein, which yields MTTRAAERARTGWSAWLLLASVLLPTAAACRRVTEDAAPLPSAVVTNGGGESSLPRGPTEISTIVVPDFARVAKRVGPSVVTVITQVTAADDRKGARVVRGVGSGMVVSANGQILTNEHVVAGSKGVEVEFASGERVVARVVFADDLLDLALLDLEGSTPTLVPVELSAREPTPGEWVMAVGQPFGLGHTVTVGVIGGLGRDHDDLGRPEGLRPDGVWNFMQTDASINIGNSGGPLVDADGSVVGITTAVRSDGQGLAFAVPAAIVRRFLDDVWTFGRVRHARLGMKAENAEAGVIPGRGGVVRITGVDESGPAGRAGLAVGDVILAIDGTPVRRVSDVAYRTLLRGVGAKLTMTIKRDGHVPDDVMVVAAEARAGS from the coding sequence ATGACGACACGGGCGGCTGAGCGCGCGCGCACCGGCTGGTCGGCGTGGTTGTTGCTCGCGTCGGTGCTGCTACCGACGGCGGCCGCGTGCCGTCGCGTGACCGAAGACGCAGCACCGTTGCCGAGCGCCGTGGTCACCAATGGCGGCGGCGAGTCGTCGCTGCCGCGGGGACCGACCGAGATCTCGACCATCGTCGTGCCCGACTTCGCCCGCGTCGCCAAGCGCGTGGGCCCGTCGGTCGTCACGGTCATCACCCAGGTCACCGCCGCCGACGACCGCAAGGGCGCCCGCGTCGTCCGTGGGGTCGGCAGCGGGATGGTGGTCAGCGCCAACGGTCAGATCCTCACGAACGAACATGTGGTCGCCGGCTCGAAGGGCGTCGAGGTCGAGTTCGCCAGCGGTGAGCGTGTGGTCGCTCGGGTGGTGTTCGCCGACGACCTGCTCGATCTGGCCCTGCTCGATCTCGAGGGCTCGACCCCGACGCTGGTGCCGGTCGAGCTGAGCGCACGCGAGCCGACCCCGGGCGAGTGGGTGATGGCGGTGGGGCAGCCGTTCGGCCTCGGGCACACCGTGACGGTCGGCGTGATCGGGGGCCTCGGCCGCGATCACGACGATCTCGGGCGGCCCGAGGGGCTGCGGCCCGACGGGGTGTGGAACTTCATGCAGACCGATGCGTCGATCAACATCGGCAACTCCGGCGGCCCTCTGGTCGACGCCGACGGCAGCGTCGTGGGCATCACGACCGCGGTGCGCAGCGACGGGCAAGGCCTGGCGTTCGCAGTGCCGGCGGCGATCGTCCGGCGCTTCCTCGACGACGTGTGGACCTTCGGTCGGGTCCGCCACGCGCGGCTCGGCATGAAGGCCGAGAACGCCGAGGCGGGGGTGATTCCGGGTCGCGGCGGCGTGGTACGGATCACCGGCGTCGACGAGAGTGGGCCCGCGGGTCGGGCCGGCCTCGCGGTGGGCGACGTCATCCTCGCGATCGATGGCACCCCGGTGCGCCGGGTCTCGGACGTCGCGTACCGCACCTTGCTGCGCGGGGTCGGAGCGAAGCTGACGATGACCATCAAGCGCGACGGACACGTGCCGGACGACGTCATGGTCGTCGCGGCCGAGGCCCGCGCGGGTTCGTGA